From Paenibacillus sp. PK3_47, the proteins below share one genomic window:
- a CDS encoding ABC transporter ATP-binding protein, protein MISTPNSMKKISRQSPKKPEAGAVKLLLRLSAPYKFQLMLACLCVVVVNGALLLQPLLLQRVIDHFLIGGAAENGLDSILGLAFIYMAVSAAGSVFSYLQALIVGKAGQSLVHDLRVRVFSIIERLPLPYLDRTSSGRLITRATNDTSEISDLYTDVIISLVKDVLLLAGIIYTMLMLSPKLTLVSFTVIPVMVLLVWFIKNKIKQNFYNMKHYIGQINGYIAESISGMRVIQIFRAEKEKEAQFLKLNGDYFNTTLIQVRLNSILKPASDMFQSLAIAILVWYSVGQISGGALQVGVLYAFTTYIRQFFAPVSDLADKYTSIQSALVSTERIFELIREEERLEQPDAGIPVDRLKGKIEFRNVWFSYKDSDWVLKDVSFVIRRGQTAAFIGETGAGKTTIISLINGFYRVQKGQILIDGVNVNDIRLDDLRRNISVVLQEVFLFSGTIRDNITLGDEIEEHTVQEALRASCAEQFVRDYPAGIDEPVTERGGTLSAGQRQLISFARAIAHDPAIFVLDEATANIDTYTEKLIQKAIDNVALERTTLIIAHRLSTIAGADLIIAMKDGRVAESGAPRELLERDGYYAKLLKESREHVLS, encoded by the coding sequence TTGATATCTACACCGAACAGCATGAAGAAGATCAGCCGGCAATCTCCTAAAAAGCCTGAAGCAGGGGCAGTGAAGCTGCTGCTGCGGTTATCTGCGCCGTATAAGTTTCAGCTGATGCTCGCCTGTCTCTGTGTGGTGGTGGTGAATGGGGCTCTCCTGCTCCAGCCGCTGCTGCTTCAGCGCGTCATCGACCACTTTCTGATCGGCGGCGCGGCGGAGAACGGCCTGGATTCCATCCTTGGCCTGGCGTTCATCTATATGGCGGTCTCTGCTGCCGGCTCCGTTTTTTCCTATCTTCAGGCACTGATTGTCGGCAAGGCCGGACAAAGCCTGGTTCACGATCTGCGGGTGCGGGTCTTTTCGATCATTGAACGGCTTCCGCTGCCCTATCTGGACCGGACCTCCTCCGGCCGGCTGATTACCCGGGCCACGAACGACACCTCCGAGATCAGCGATCTGTATACTGATGTCATTATTTCTCTAGTAAAAGATGTACTGCTGCTGGCCGGTATTATCTATACCATGCTGATGCTCAGCCCGAAGCTGACGCTGGTTTCTTTTACAGTCATCCCGGTGATGGTCCTTCTCGTCTGGTTCATTAAGAACAAAATCAAACAGAACTTCTATAATATGAAGCATTACATCGGGCAGATCAACGGTTACATTGCAGAGAGCATTTCCGGGATGCGGGTCATTCAGATCTTTCGCGCGGAAAAAGAAAAGGAAGCCCAGTTCCTGAAGCTGAACGGCGATTATTTTAACACTACGCTCATTCAGGTCCGTCTGAACAGCATCCTGAAGCCGGCATCCGACATGTTCCAGAGTCTCGCGATCGCTATCCTGGTCTGGTACAGTGTGGGCCAGATTTCCGGCGGTGCCCTGCAGGTTGGCGTGCTGTATGCGTTCACGACGTATATCAGGCAGTTCTTCGCTCCTGTCTCCGATCTTGCGGACAAATATACCTCGATCCAATCGGCGCTGGTGTCTACCGAGCGAATTTTTGAGCTGATCCGGGAAGAAGAACGGCTGGAGCAGCCGGATGCCGGAATCCCTGTGGACCGCCTGAAGGGAAAAATTGAATTCCGGAATGTATGGTTCTCCTACAAGGACAGCGATTGGGTGCTGAAGGATGTCAGCTTTGTGATACGGAGAGGGCAGACGGCAGCTTTTATTGGGGAGACCGGGGCGGGGAAAACGACGATTATCAGCTTGATCAACGGCTTCTACCGGGTGCAGAAGGGTCAAATCCTCATTGACGGTGTCAATGTGAACGATATTAGGCTGGATGATCTGCGGCGTAATATCTCTGTTGTGCTTCAGGAGGTATTTCTGTTCTCCGGTACGATCCGCGATAATATTACCCTTGGAGATGAGATTGAGGAGCACACCGTGCAGGAGGCACTGCGGGCCTCCTGCGCCGAACAGTTCGTCCGGGATTATCCGGCCGGGATCGATGAACCTGTTACAGAACGGGGCGGAACGTTGTCGGCCGGCCAGCGCCAGCTGATCTCCTTCGCCAGGGCCATCGCCCATGATCCGGCGATCTTCGTCCTGGATGAAGCAACCGCCAACATCGATACCTATACGGAGAAGCTGATCCAGAAGGCGATCGACAATGTGGCGCTTGAACGGACTACGCTGATCATCGCCCACCGGCTGTCCACCATCGCCGGGGCTGACCTGATCATCGCGATGAAGGACGGCCGGGTCGCGGAATCCGGCGCTCCCCGCGAACTGCTGGAACGGGACGGCTATTATGCCAAGCTGCTGAAGGAGAGCAGGGAGCATGTGCTGAGTTAG
- the nrdE gene encoding class 1b ribonucleoside-diphosphate reductase subunit alpha has product MRHIELNNMLMKRDESGFFQLDKDQEAVAEFMRDVEKRSLTFTNTKAKIDYMIANDYYEDLYDRYSADEMEDVYRIAHEYDFRFPSYMAASKFYTDYAVKTNDRKQYLEHYPDRVAVVALHLGRGNVETARTLARSMMEQRLQPATPTFLNAGKSRRGEMVSCFLLEMDDSLNSINYVLNTCMQLSKIGGGVAVNLSKLRARGETIKGVEDAAKGIMPVLKLMEDGFSYADQMGQRKGSGAAYYNIFGWDVLEFLDSKKINADERTRLKTLSIGLIVPNRFYKLAQDNQPLHVFAPYTVYQAYGTHLDDMDLDEMYDTLLADPRVKKKVAMSARDMLTKIAMIQLESGYPYIMNKSNANSAHALKNVGQIKMSNLCTEIFQLQETSEINDYGQEDFIRRDISCNLASLNIVNVMERGKIRESVHEGMLALTAVSDMTTISNAPGVAKANKEMHSVGLGVMNLHGYLAKNKIAYESEQARDFARTFFMTMNYHSIEKSMEIAAETGETFYGFAESDYATGVYFDRYLSTDYRPTTARVQELFADIYVPTQEDWKQLRDAVMKNGLYHAYRLAIAPTASISYIQNATSSVMPIVEQIETRTYANSTTYYPMPYLQPDNVFYYKSAYQMDQFKVIDLIAEIQPHIDQGISTVLHVNSDVSTRELARSYLYAAHKGLKSLYYTRTKKLSVEECLTCSI; this is encoded by the coding sequence TTGCGGCATATTGAACTGAACAACATGTTAATGAAGAGAGACGAAAGCGGCTTTTTCCAGCTGGATAAGGACCAGGAAGCGGTAGCCGAGTTCATGCGGGATGTGGAGAAGCGCAGCCTGACTTTCACGAATACAAAAGCAAAAATTGATTATATGATTGCCAATGATTATTACGAGGATCTGTATGACCGTTACAGCGCAGATGAGATGGAAGATGTCTACCGGATCGCCCATGAATATGATTTCCGCTTTCCGTCTTATATGGCCGCTTCCAAGTTCTATACGGATTATGCCGTCAAAACGAATGACCGGAAGCAATATCTTGAGCATTATCCGGACCGCGTAGCTGTAGTAGCCCTGCACCTGGGACGCGGCAACGTGGAAACCGCACGTACACTGGCCCGCTCCATGATGGAACAGCGCCTGCAGCCGGCGACACCGACCTTCCTGAATGCCGGCAAGAGCCGGCGCGGCGAGATGGTCTCCTGCTTCCTGCTGGAAATGGACGACTCGCTGAACTCGATCAACTATGTACTGAACACCTGCATGCAGCTGTCCAAGATCGGCGGCGGTGTTGCAGTCAATCTGTCCAAGCTGCGCGCGCGCGGCGAGACGATCAAAGGTGTTGAGGATGCAGCCAAAGGCATTATGCCTGTTCTGAAGCTGATGGAAGACGGCTTCTCCTATGCTGACCAGATGGGTCAACGCAAGGGTTCCGGTGCGGCTTACTACAACATTTTCGGCTGGGACGTGCTTGAATTCCTCGACAGCAAAAAGATCAATGCCGACGAAAGAACACGCCTGAAGACGTTGTCCATCGGCCTGATCGTGCCTAACCGCTTCTACAAGCTGGCACAGGATAATCAGCCGCTGCATGTATTTGCTCCATATACGGTTTACCAGGCTTATGGAACACATCTGGACGACATGGATCTCGACGAAATGTATGATACCCTGCTCGCTGATCCGCGCGTGAAGAAAAAGGTGGCCATGAGCGCACGCGACATGCTGACCAAAATTGCCATGATCCAGCTCGAATCGGGCTATCCATATATTATGAACAAGAGCAATGCCAATTCTGCCCACGCCCTGAAAAATGTCGGCCAAATCAAGATGTCGAACCTGTGCACCGAGATTTTCCAGCTGCAGGAGACTTCGGAGATTAACGATTACGGCCAGGAGGACTTTATCCGCCGTGATATCAGCTGCAACCTGGCTTCCCTGAACATTGTAAATGTGATGGAGCGCGGCAAAATCCGTGAATCCGTACATGAAGGCATGCTCGCCCTTACTGCAGTCAGCGACATGACCACGATCTCCAACGCACCGGGTGTGGCCAAAGCGAACAAAGAGATGCACTCCGTCGGCCTGGGTGTAATGAACCTGCACGGTTACCTGGCCAAGAACAAGATCGCTTATGAAAGCGAGCAGGCCCGTGATTTCGCGCGTACCTTCTTCATGACGATGAACTACCACTCCATTGAAAAGAGCATGGAGATCGCTGCCGAGACCGGCGAAACGTTCTACGGCTTCGCAGAGTCGGATTATGCGACAGGGGTTTATTTTGACCGTTACCTGTCCACCGATTATCGTCCAACCACTGCCAGAGTGCAGGAGCTGTTCGCAGACATCTATGTTCCAACTCAGGAAGACTGGAAGCAGCTGCGCGATGCAGTAATGAAGAACGGGCTGTACCATGCTTACCGTCTGGCGATTGCGCCGACCGCGAGCATCTCTTATATCCAGAATGCTACATCGAGCGTAATGCCGATTGTGGAGCAGATCGAGACCCGTACCTATGCTAACTCGACCACTTACTATCCGATGCCTTATCTGCAGCCGGACAATGTGTTCTACTATAAATCCGCTTATCAGATGGACCAGTTCAAGGTGATTGACCTGATTGCGGAAATCCAGCCCCACATCGACCAAGGGATTTCGACAGTCCTGCACGTGAACAGTGATGTTTCAACCCGCGAGCTGGCCCGCTCTTATCTGTATGCGGCACATAAAGGGCTAAAGTCGCTGTATTACACCCGGACCAAAAAGCTGTCCGTCGAGGAATGCCTCACCTGCTCGATTTAA
- a CDS encoding ABC transporter ATP-binding protein, translating to MNSSVLRHFFNTRKLSYIIGFTFMFAASFIQTLFPKVLGSTVDLMKNSGFEVREVMRQVLWMLLIAAGVFVCTFIWRNIIIVNARNLECYFREELVRHLLKLSPSFYNTRKTGDLIAYAINDISAVRMTFGPATAMSFNGIIVCISSIYFMFATVDARLTFFTLAPLPFIIVLMLISSRKVQTRFRTVQEQFGAVSDRVQENISGIRVIKAYVQERAEMERFSELSSRMKQANLNLIRISAALPAMIEFGFAVCFVINLAYGSTMVLRGEISVGDFVAFNGYLSLIVSPIVSIGRIVTIFQRGIASLGRLHEILGVQPGIADAPQAVQTRPDGAVELHHLTFQYDGSDTPALHDITLTLPKGHTLGITGRSGSGKSTLAALLLRLYNTEPGMISLDGRDVNQYALDALREGIGYVPQDTFVFAATVKDNIAFFKEGYSDDEVRQAAGLSMIADSIEGFPGGYDTILGERGVNLSGGQKQRMAIARALIRKPSVLILDDALSAVDAVTEGQILANLRQTRKGKTNILISHRVSGIMEADEIIVLDKGVIAERGTHEQLLQKGGLYFDIYTEQHEEDQPAIS from the coding sequence ATGAATTCTTCTGTACTGCGGCACTTCTTCAACACCCGTAAGCTCAGCTATATCATCGGATTTACGTTCATGTTCGCTGCTTCGTTTATTCAGACTTTATTCCCGAAGGTGCTGGGGAGTACGGTGGATCTGATGAAGAACAGCGGCTTTGAAGTCCGGGAAGTCATGCGCCAGGTGCTGTGGATGCTGCTGATTGCCGCCGGGGTTTTTGTCTGTACTTTTATATGGAGAAACATCATTATCGTTAACGCACGTAACCTGGAATGTTATTTCCGCGAAGAGCTGGTCCGGCATCTGCTGAAGCTCTCTCCTTCCTTCTATAACACGCGCAAAACAGGCGACCTGATCGCCTATGCCATCAATGACATTTCAGCGGTGCGGATGACCTTCGGTCCGGCGACGGCGATGTCTTTTAACGGAATCATCGTCTGCATCTCCTCAATCTACTTCATGTTCGCTACTGTCGATGCACGTCTTACTTTCTTCACGCTCGCTCCCCTGCCCTTCATTATTGTGCTGATGCTGATCAGCAGCCGCAAGGTGCAGACCCGCTTCAGAACGGTGCAGGAGCAATTCGGGGCCGTATCCGACCGTGTACAGGAAAATATCTCAGGTATCCGTGTCATCAAGGCCTACGTGCAGGAGCGTGCGGAGATGGAACGGTTCAGCGAACTGAGCAGCCGGATGAAGCAGGCCAATCTCAACCTCATCAGAATTTCCGCCGCCCTTCCGGCCATGATCGAGTTCGGTTTTGCCGTCTGCTTTGTGATCAATCTGGCTTATGGCAGCACTATGGTGCTGAGGGGGGAGATCAGTGTCGGTGACTTTGTTGCTTTTAACGGGTACTTAAGCCTGATCGTCAGCCCTATTGTGTCCATAGGCAGAATTGTTACGATTTTTCAGCGGGGAATCGCCTCTCTAGGCCGTCTGCATGAAATTTTGGGCGTTCAGCCTGGGATTGCCGATGCTCCGCAAGCGGTGCAGACCCGTCCTGACGGTGCTGTGGAGCTGCATCATCTTACTTTTCAATATGACGGCTCTGACACGCCTGCACTCCATGATATTACCCTCACGCTTCCCAAAGGGCATACCCTGGGCATTACCGGCCGCTCCGGCTCAGGCAAAAGCACACTTGCCGCTCTTCTCCTGCGTCTTTATAACACAGAACCCGGGATGATCTCGCTTGACGGCAGGGATGTGAACCAGTATGCGCTGGACGCTTTGCGTGAAGGAATCGGATATGTTCCGCAGGATACGTTTGTGTTTGCCGCTACAGTGAAAGATAATATCGCTTTTTTCAAGGAAGGGTACAGCGATGATGAGGTTCGTCAGGCCGCCGGGCTCTCCATGATTGCAGACAGTATCGAGGGGTTTCCTGGCGGCTATGACACGATTCTGGGTGAACGCGGCGTCAATCTGTCAGGCGGACAAAAGCAGCGGATGGCGATCGCACGCGCCCTGATCCGCAAACCTTCTGTACTTATTCTGGATGATGCGCTCTCAGCGGTCGATGCCGTTACGGAGGGTCAAATTCTGGCCAATCTGCGGCAGACCCGCAAAGGCAAAACCAATATTCTCATCTCCCACCGGGTGTCAGGCATTATGGAGGCGGATGAAATTATCGTGCTTGATAAAGGCGTTATTGCCGAACGCGGAACGCATGAGCAGCTGCTGCAGAAAGGGGGCCTGTACTTTGATATCTACACCGAACAGCATGAAGAAGATCAGCCGGCAATCTCCTAA
- the nrdI gene encoding class Ib ribonucleoside-diphosphate reductase assembly flavoprotein NrdI produces the protein MLIAYDSKTGNVRRFINKLKLPAVQIEEHMTIDEPYVLVTYTTGFGQIPEKVSSFLEKNHSRLKGIAASGNKNWGELYAHSADLIAERYNVPVVGKFELSGTYGDVERIKQEVSRVAAY, from the coding sequence ATGCTGATTGCTTATGACTCCAAAACCGGCAACGTAAGACGCTTCATCAATAAGCTGAAACTGCCGGCTGTTCAAATCGAAGAGCACATGACCATTGACGAGCCTTATGTGCTTGTTACATACACCACCGGATTTGGGCAGATTCCAGAGAAGGTGTCTTCTTTTCTAGAGAAGAACCATTCCAGGCTTAAGGGCATTGCCGCGAGCGGCAACAAAAACTGGGGTGAGCTGTACGCACACAGCGCGGATCTGATTGCAGAACGTTACAATGTGCCGGTAGTCGGCAAGTTCGAGCTGTCAGGGACTTATGGCGATGTGGAGCGCATTAAACAGGAGGTGAGCCGGGTTGCGGCATATTGA
- a CDS encoding ComEC/Rec2 family competence protein, with protein MRRRPLLSFTVCWITGSALACLFSGPGLLIVSAVCLVLLGISAVCGRLGWKYTVVLGMSLAAAALYWEGSEDRNVSRLPDVLGSPADGLHESLVEAEGTIVSPVERDGDRVDFMLKLSRIRNTEGGLVEQPGIDSEVKSAKAGREGESKDKALQDGEAGGELVAVQVKLQAESEIAVAAQWQRGDHVQLNGELEMPSVARNFGGFDYRSYLLTKKIHWLLKGEGTASVTAEPPASWRPSRILRWNDGARAALGAGMDRLFQEPHAGYMKGLVIGIQEDLDPETFKQFSQLGLTHILAISGMHVAVYVGVILFILRRCRLTRETAITVTLLLVPLYVLLSGTGPSVVRAGIMSMIALLAARFHLLKDGMNILAAAALIMLVWNPYMLLSVSFQLSFLVTAGLMVYTPLAAALFRRLPGWLGSSVSVTLIAQLVSFPLTVYYFNQFSLLSFAANLVLVPFITFLVLPLGTLALLLGRFWNGAALAIAEVAELLNRATFAAVEWVNGFSAGVLIWTSPSLLWICLYYVLLYGLLYAMKRRAEAILAPQYMEDETRPLEELGQPGSGGGRSGRDGRKGSNGRNIGLLPGRSSPGAPGIRPFPLPAALRWSGPAAVFCAAGIALLLYKGYYAEKLDGAGTINYLDVGQGDSILITTPEGAHILVDGGGTLSFGKKEEWRIRRSPFEVGAKTLVPLLKKRGIHRLDAVILTHGDQDHAGGLQAVLEEIPVSALLFNGTLADREPYRKLMDTALAADVRLYGVHQGMVLAPDEATRLHFLWPGPQDTGQPVLPEVEEQNHESVVFRLEMNGRSFLFTGDMDKAAEADIVADARQAGIGQGLPIDVLKVAHHGSKTSTGTAWLNFWNPGAAVISAGVNNMYGHPNGDVLERLTDSGASVYRTDLHGEIQIKVRREGITVRHKLE; from the coding sequence TTGAGAAGAAGGCCGCTATTAAGTTTTACGGTATGCTGGATCACGGGAAGCGCACTGGCATGCTTGTTCTCCGGCCCGGGTCTGCTGATTGTCTCGGCAGTTTGTCTGGTGCTGCTCGGAATCAGTGCCGTCTGCGGGAGACTGGGCTGGAAGTATACTGTAGTGCTTGGAATGTCGCTGGCGGCAGCGGCTCTATATTGGGAAGGGAGCGAGGACCGGAATGTCAGCCGTCTGCCGGATGTGCTGGGTTCTCCGGCAGACGGGCTGCATGAGAGTCTGGTGGAAGCTGAGGGCACCATTGTTTCTCCGGTAGAGCGGGACGGAGACCGGGTTGATTTTATGCTGAAGCTCAGCAGGATTAGAAATACTGAGGGAGGCTTAGTGGAGCAGCCTGGAATTGATTCTGAAGTTAAGAGCGCCAAGGCAGGTAGGGAGGGGGAGTCTAAGGATAAGGCTTTACAGGATGGAGAGGCCGGCGGAGAGCTTGTTGCCGTCCAGGTCAAGCTTCAGGCGGAAAGCGAAATTGCCGTGGCTGCGCAGTGGCAAAGAGGAGACCATGTGCAGCTGAACGGAGAGCTGGAGATGCCTTCCGTGGCACGCAATTTCGGCGGCTTTGATTACCGCAGCTATCTGCTTACGAAGAAAATTCACTGGCTGCTGAAAGGGGAGGGAACGGCCAGTGTGACGGCTGAACCTCCGGCCAGCTGGCGGCCATCCCGTATCCTGCGCTGGAATGACGGCGCACGTGCTGCGCTCGGTGCCGGGATGGACCGTCTATTTCAGGAGCCGCATGCCGGGTATATGAAAGGTCTGGTCATCGGAATCCAGGAGGATCTGGACCCGGAGACCTTTAAGCAATTTTCACAGCTGGGCCTTACGCATATTCTGGCGATCTCAGGGATGCATGTCGCGGTGTATGTCGGTGTAATCCTGTTCATCCTGAGGCGCTGCCGCCTGACCCGGGAGACAGCGATAACGGTGACCCTGCTGCTGGTTCCGTTATATGTACTGCTGTCCGGCACGGGGCCGTCCGTTGTACGTGCCGGCATCATGAGCATGATCGCCCTGCTTGCAGCCAGGTTTCACCTGCTGAAGGACGGGATGAATATTCTGGCTGCGGCAGCGCTGATCATGCTGGTCTGGAACCCGTATATGCTGCTCAGTGTCAGCTTTCAGCTGTCTTTTCTGGTCACCGCGGGACTGATGGTCTATACACCGCTTGCTGCAGCCTTGTTCAGACGTCTGCCCGGCTGGCTGGGAAGTTCGGTCTCGGTGACGCTGATCGCGCAGCTGGTATCTTTTCCGCTGACGGTTTATTATTTCAACCAATTCTCGCTGCTGTCCTTTGCCGCTAATCTGGTGCTGGTCCCGTTTATTACTTTTCTGGTGCTCCCGCTGGGTACACTGGCACTATTGCTTGGCCGTTTCTGGAACGGTGCTGCGCTTGCCATTGCTGAGGTTGCCGAGCTGCTGAACCGGGCTACATTTGCTGCGGTCGAATGGGTGAACGGGTTTTCAGCCGGGGTGCTGATCTGGACATCACCTTCCCTGCTGTGGATCTGTCTCTATTACGTGCTGCTCTATGGTTTGCTCTACGCAATGAAGCGGCGGGCGGAGGCCATTCTCGCTCCGCAATATATGGAGGATGAGACGAGACCGCTGGAGGAGCTTGGGCAGCCGGGCAGCGGTGGGGGCAGGAGCGGCAGGGATGGCAGGAAGGGCAGCAATGGCAGGAACATTGGCCTGCTGCCGGGAAGAAGCAGCCCGGGAGCGCCCGGTATCCGCCCGTTTCCCTTGCCTGCCGCACTGCGCTGGAGCGGGCCGGCGGCTGTGTTCTGCGCGGCCGGGATCGCACTTCTGCTGTACAAAGGCTATTACGCTGAGAAGCTGGACGGTGCGGGAACCATCAACTACCTGGATGTAGGGCAGGGCGACAGCATCCTGATCACCACGCCGGAGGGAGCGCATATTCTGGTTGATGGCGGCGGGACGCTGAGCTTCGGGAAGAAAGAGGAGTGGCGCATCCGCCGCAGCCCGTTTGAGGTCGGGGCCAAGACGTTAGTGCCGCTCCTGAAGAAGCGGGGCATCCACCGCCTGGATGCTGTGATTCTCACCCACGGGGACCAGGATCATGCAGGCGGGCTGCAGGCCGTGCTGGAAGAGATTCCGGTCTCGGCGCTGCTGTTCAACGGGACATTAGCTGACCGGGAACCTTACCGGAAGCTGATGGACACGGCACTTGCCGCGGATGTCAGGCTGTACGGCGTGCACCAGGGAATGGTGCTGGCTCCCGATGAGGCTACGCGGCTGCATTTTCTCTGGCCGGGGCCTCAGGATACCGGCCAGCCTGTACTGCCGGAAGTGGAAGAGCAGAACCACGAATCCGTTGTGTTCCGGCTGGAGATGAACGGCCGCAGCTTTCTTTTTACGGGAGATATGGATAAGGCAGCGGAGGCAGACATTGTGGCGGATGCCCGGCAGGCCGGAATCGGCCAAGGCCTACCCATTGATGTTCTGAAGGTCGCCCACCACGGCAGCAAAACCTCAACCGGCACAGCCTGGCTGAACTTCTGGAACCCCGGTGCCGCGGTCATCTCTGCGGGGGTCAACAATATGTACGGGCATCCGAATGGGGATGTGCTGGAGCGTTTGACCGATTCGGGTGCGTCCGTGTACCGGACTGACCTGCATGGAGAGATTCAGATTAAGGTGAGGAGGGAAGGGATAACGGTGAGGCATAAGCTGGAGTAG
- a CDS encoding LacI family DNA-binding transcriptional regulator, with amino-acid sequence MRTKKVTITHIAKALGLSTVSVSRALANQPGISDEQRAKITAKAAEMGYVKPRRQTPARILVLHQKPYQHDNSNFSYMVQGIEEALQQADTDYSIEFVDKDKQSRLILPYRLSKGFKFDGVIFIGRFNADYISLIQREIPNLILYLGYSPAYDYDSVWFSFLHAGYKQCKYLIDRGHTRIGFIGDLSAYRNKEKKTGITSALEEHGLPVDGTLFWERGEAVESRLSGLITEGLLPTAIICDHDHTAVELIRGLRERGLNVPEDVSILSSGNTEVSAFSLPALTTMDLNIEYSCRTVVATLLKRIADPLKPAENIAILSTLVERESVRTI; translated from the coding sequence TTGAGGACAAAAAAAGTGACCATCACCCATATCGCCAAGGCTCTGGGATTGTCTACGGTTTCGGTCAGCAGAGCACTGGCGAATCAGCCGGGGATCAGCGATGAACAGAGGGCAAAGATTACAGCAAAAGCGGCCGAGATGGGTTATGTCAAGCCGAGAAGGCAGACTCCAGCAAGAATCCTGGTCCTGCACCAGAAGCCTTACCAGCACGATAACAGCAATTTCAGCTACATGGTACAGGGCATTGAGGAGGCGCTCCAGCAGGCGGACACGGACTACAGCATTGAATTTGTGGATAAGGACAAACAGAGCAGGCTCATCCTGCCCTATCGTTTAAGCAAGGGTTTCAAATTCGACGGAGTGATCTTTATCGGCAGGTTCAACGCAGACTACATTTCCCTTATCCAGAGGGAGATTCCGAATCTGATTCTGTATCTGGGCTATTCTCCGGCCTATGATTACGACAGCGTATGGTTCAGCTTCCTCCATGCCGGCTACAAGCAGTGTAAATATCTGATCGACCGCGGGCATACCCGGATCGGATTTATCGGCGACCTCAGCGCTTACCGGAACAAGGAAAAGAAAACAGGCATTACCTCCGCCCTTGAAGAGCATGGGCTGCCTGTTGACGGGACGCTTTTTTGGGAGCGGGGTGAAGCGGTGGAAAGCAGACTGTCCGGACTGATTACGGAAGGGCTGCTGCCGACTGCTATCATTTGTGATCATGACCACACCGCCGTTGAGCTGATCCGGGGGCTGCGGGAGCGCGGTCTTAACGTGCCGGAGGATGTGTCAATTCTCAGCAGCGGCAATACGGAGGTGTCCGCCTTTTCGCTGCCCGCGCTGACCACTATGGATTTGAATATCGAATATTCCTGCCGCACAGTTGTAGCCACGCTGCTCAAACGGATTGCCGACCCGCTGAAGCCTGCCGAGAACATTGCCATTCTGAGTACGCTTGTAGAAAGAGAGTCTGTAAGAACGATCTAA
- the nrdF gene encoding class 1b ribonucleoside-diphosphate reductase subunit beta — protein MSAIQAVNWNRPDDDFSLMFWNQNIMQFWTDDEIPLSDDKMSWLTLSDLEKDSYMKVLGGLTLLDTVQGGVGMPQIMEHVDGLQRKAVLGFMGMMEQIHAKSYSSIFTTLASTEEIDSIFRWVEDNTFLQFKAQTISEYYKKIETPKDLYLAMAASVLLESYLFYSGFFYPLYLAGQGKMTCSGEIIDLILRDESIHGVYVGVLAQEIFEELSEDDQRDVYQTLVGLLRLLHGNEEQYTEQIYAQIGLVEEVKAFLRYNANKAMMNLGHDPLFDEEEINPIVQNGISTHTKQHDFFSKKGNGYVRAMNVEPLRDEDFSF, from the coding sequence ATGAGCGCAATTCAAGCCGTGAACTGGAACCGTCCCGACGACGACTTCTCGCTGATGTTCTGGAATCAGAATATTATGCAGTTCTGGACCGACGACGAAATTCCATTATCCGATGACAAAATGTCCTGGCTCACGCTGAGTGATCTGGAAAAGGACTCTTATATGAAGGTGCTGGGCGGGTTAACCCTGCTCGACACCGTGCAAGGCGGCGTAGGGATGCCGCAGATCATGGAGCATGTAGACGGCTTGCAGCGCAAGGCGGTGCTCGGCTTCATGGGGATGATGGAGCAGATTCATGCCAAGTCCTACAGCAGTATTTTTACGACACTGGCTTCGACTGAGGAAATCGACAGCATCTTCCGCTGGGTGGAGGACAATACGTTCCTGCAGTTCAAAGCACAGACCATCTCCGAGTATTACAAAAAAATTGAAACACCTAAAGATCTTTACCTGGCGATGGCAGCTTCTGTCCTGCTGGAAAGCTACCTGTTCTACAGCGGCTTCTTCTATCCGCTCTACCTGGCCGGCCAGGGCAAAATGACCTGCAGCGGCGAGATCATCGACCTGATCCTGCGTGACGAGAGCATTCACGGCGTGTATGTCGGTGTGCTTGCCCAGGAGATTTTCGAAGAGCTGTCCGAAGACGACCAGCGCGATGTCTACCAGACACTGGTTGGATTGCTGCGCCTGCTGCATGGTAACGAAGAGCAGTACACCGAACAGATCTACGCCCAAATCGGGCTTGTAGAAGAAGTGAAGGCGTTCCTGCGCTACAATGCCAACAAGGCGATGATGAACCTGGGTCATGACCCGCTGTTCGATGAGGAAGAGATCAACCCGATCGTCCAGAATGGTATCAGCACCCATACCAAGCAGCATGACTTTTTCTCCAAAAAAGGCAACGGCTACGTCCGCGCTATGAACGTCGAGCCGCTGCGTGATGAGGATTTCAGCTTCTAA